From a single Phocoena sinus isolate mPhoSin1 chromosome 1, mPhoSin1.pri, whole genome shotgun sequence genomic region:
- the LOC116762063 gene encoding dimethylaniline monooxygenase [N-oxide-forming] 5-like, with product MGTHSGQDEEPEKGRASIYKSVVINTSKEMMCFSDYPVPDHYPNYMHNSQVLEYFRMYAKEFDLLKYIRFKTTVCSVKKQPDFSTSGQWEVVTESEGKKEVNVFDGVMVCTGHHTNAHLPLESFPGIEKFKGQYFHSRDYNNPESFTGKRVIIIGIGNSGSDLAVEVSHTAKQV from the exons ATGGGAACACATAGTGGACAGGAT GAAGAACCTGAAAAAGGAAGGGCCAGTATTTACAAGTCAGTGGTCATCAACACTTCTAAGGAGATGATGTGCTTCAGTGACTATCCCGTCCCAGATCACTATCCTAACTACATGCACAACTCCCAGGTCCTGGAGTATTTCAGGATGTATGCCAAAGAATTTGACCTTCTAAAGTACATTCGATTTAAG ACCACCGTGTGCAGTGTGAAGAAGCAGCCTGATTTCTCCACTTCAGGCCAATGGGAGGTGGTCACGGAATCTGAAGGGAAAAAGGAGGTGAATGTCTTCGATGGAGTTATGGTTTGCACTGGCCATCACACCAATGCTCACTTACCCTTGGAAAGCTTCCCTG GAATTGAGAAGTTCAAAGGACAATACTTTCATAGTCGAGATTATAATAATCCAGAGAGTTTCACCGGAAAGAGAGTCATTATAATTGGCATTGGGAATTCTGGAAGCGATCTGGCTGTGGAAGTTAGCCACACAGCCAAGCAGGTTTGA